A region of Synechococcus sp. MW101C3 DNA encodes the following proteins:
- a CDS encoding peptide ligase PGM1-related protein, with product MPLTFEELQQQLRPAWGALDVGASDGLDPEGCDLLVVPSLSLDQNQIDLVAGVHHYEERQLFSLISLRHPAVQAVYLTSKLLPDLVVDAVLELLPGVPASHARRRLQLFDTDDASPRPLTQKLLERPALLQRIRERLRPGRSFMTCFNVTPLEKELSVRLQVPLLGTDPGLGRWGSKAGSRELFCRCGVPHPAGSALVHDLDALSEATAALWEAHPDLERVVVKLNEGFSGEGNAPLELGPLQLAERSGGERRRLLRQVLEVLPMPPPQWQQLLVEQGALVEAWLQGGEALSSPSVQGTIHPGGQVEMLSTHEQILGGPNGQTYQGCRFPAEAAYREALLRHGRAVGEALAQEGALERFAVDFIARRFAEQWDVQAIEVNLRKGGTTHPFMALRYATNGRIDPVSGVFHSPTGQELCYVATDNLCDARLRGLLPIDLIDIVAVAGLHFDPAELRGSLFHLLGCLSQYGKLGMTCIGHDAAEASRLYQATAERLMQGAQALRREPHPGTR from the coding sequence GGCCTCGATCCCGAGGGCTGCGATCTGCTGGTGGTGCCGTCGTTGAGCCTGGATCAGAACCAGATCGACCTGGTGGCCGGCGTTCACCACTACGAGGAGCGGCAGCTGTTCTCGCTGATCAGCCTGCGGCATCCGGCTGTGCAGGCCGTATACCTCACCAGCAAGCTGCTGCCCGATCTGGTGGTGGATGCGGTGCTGGAGCTGCTGCCGGGGGTGCCCGCCTCCCACGCCCGGCGCCGGTTGCAGCTGTTCGACACCGACGACGCCTCGCCGCGGCCCCTCACCCAGAAACTGCTGGAGCGGCCCGCCCTGCTGCAGCGCATCCGCGAGCGGCTGCGGCCAGGCCGCAGCTTCATGACCTGCTTCAACGTGACGCCACTGGAGAAGGAACTCTCGGTGCGGTTGCAGGTACCGCTGCTGGGCACCGATCCCGGCCTGGGGCGCTGGGGCAGCAAGGCGGGCAGCCGCGAGCTGTTCTGCCGCTGCGGGGTGCCCCATCCGGCCGGCAGCGCGCTGGTGCACGATCTCGACGCCCTCAGCGAAGCCACCGCTGCCCTGTGGGAGGCCCATCCGGATCTGGAGCGGGTGGTGGTGAAGCTGAACGAAGGCTTCAGTGGCGAAGGCAACGCCCCGCTGGAACTGGGGCCGCTGCAGCTGGCGGAACGCAGTGGCGGCGAACGGCGCCGGCTGCTGCGTCAGGTGCTGGAGGTGCTGCCGATGCCGCCGCCCCAGTGGCAGCAGTTGCTGGTGGAGCAGGGGGCCCTGGTGGAGGCCTGGCTGCAGGGGGGAGAGGCGCTCAGCTCACCCAGCGTGCAGGGCACGATCCACCCGGGCGGGCAGGTGGAGATGCTCTCCACCCACGAGCAGATCCTCGGCGGTCCGAACGGGCAGACCTATCAGGGCTGCCGCTTCCCCGCCGAGGCCGCCTACCGGGAGGCGCTGCTGCGCCATGGACGGGCGGTGGGGGAAGCGCTGGCGCAGGAGGGCGCGCTGGAGCGCTTCGCGGTGGATTTCATCGCCCGCCGCTTCGCGGAGCAGTGGGATGTGCAGGCGATCGAGGTGAACCTGCGCAAAGGGGGCACCACCCATCCGTTCATGGCCCTGCGCTACGCCACCAATGGCCGGATCGATCCGGTCAGTGGCGTGTTCCATTCGCCCACGGGCCAGGAGCTCTGCTACGTGGCCACCGACAACCTTTGCGATGCCCGCCTGCGCGGTCTGTTGCCGATCGACCTGATCGACATCGTGGCCGTGGCGGGGCTGCACTTCGATCCCGCGGAGCTGCGCGGCAGCCTGTTCCACCTGCTGGGTTGCCTGTCCCAGTACGGCAAGCTCGGCATGACTTGCATCGGCCATGACGCCGCCGAAGCCAGTCGCCTCTACCAGGCCACAGCCGAGCGGTTGATGCAGGGCGCGCAGGCGCTGCGGCGGGAGCCACACCCCGGCACACGCTGA
- a CDS encoding DUF427 domain-containing protein, whose translation MEARWNDCVIASSDDIVKLEGNAYFPPQALRPECFRPSTHRSVCGWKGEAHYYDVVVGDQVNVNAAWFYPSPKPAAEEIAGRVAFWKGVSVA comes from the coding sequence ATGGAAGCCCGCTGGAACGACTGCGTGATCGCCTCCAGTGACGACATCGTCAAGCTCGAAGGCAATGCCTACTTCCCGCCGCAGGCCCTGCGGCCGGAATGCTTCCGCCCCTCCACGCACCGCAGCGTCTGTGGCTGGAAGGGGGAAGCCCACTACTACGACGTGGTGGTGGGAGACCAGGTGAACGTCAATGCCGCCTGGTTCTACCCGTCGCCCAAGCCAGCCGCGGAGGAGATCGCCGGACGGGTGGCCTTCTGGAAAGGCGTCAGCGTGGCCTGA